Proteins encoded by one window of Sorangium aterium:
- a CDS encoding phosphodiester glycosidase family protein, whose amino-acid sequence MHRIPWMGPLVANGLRSVIGAENVTALEETAYALEDRVQRFWRKDEPPKTYWEVPEQPVPATTASPPPAATPGSAAGGAGAAAFRPTDVGPAHAAWSAPGDGRWVPIADRVHPGDAPRLYKTLLHPDPNRSWAELFIVAVDLARVDVHLMAGSREPAATTEEGKPYERPAKIPEADHERLLAAFNGGFMTEHGQWGMRVDGVTLVRPRDQGCTLARRRDGRMQIAPWTRLSTEESDMQWWRQTPSCMVDEGELHPLLRAPQVRNWGATLDGNTVIRRSAVGLDRDGKVLYVGISNHTTAPAIALGMQHAGASTVAQLDVNWSYPKFLLYEPGEGGALAPVALASGFEFSEDEYIRKRSLRDFFYLTRKTPAPSTATP is encoded by the coding sequence GTGCACCGCATTCCATGGATGGGCCCGCTCGTCGCGAACGGGCTGCGCTCGGTGATCGGGGCCGAGAACGTGACAGCGCTCGAGGAGACGGCGTACGCGCTGGAGGATCGCGTCCAGCGGTTCTGGCGCAAGGACGAGCCGCCGAAGACGTACTGGGAGGTGCCCGAGCAACCGGTTCCTGCCACGACGGCGTCACCGCCTCCGGCGGCGACGCCGGGCTCGGCGGCGGGGGGCGCCGGCGCGGCGGCGTTCCGGCCGACGGACGTCGGCCCCGCGCACGCGGCCTGGTCGGCCCCCGGCGACGGGCGGTGGGTGCCCATCGCGGATCGCGTCCATCCGGGCGACGCGCCGCGCCTCTACAAGACGCTGCTCCACCCGGATCCGAACCGCTCCTGGGCGGAGCTGTTCATCGTGGCGGTGGATCTCGCGAGGGTCGATGTGCACCTCATGGCCGGCTCCCGCGAGCCGGCGGCGACGACCGAGGAGGGCAAGCCCTACGAGCGGCCCGCGAAGATCCCGGAGGCGGACCACGAGCGGCTGCTCGCGGCGTTCAACGGCGGCTTCATGACCGAGCACGGCCAGTGGGGGATGCGGGTCGACGGCGTGACGCTTGTGCGCCCCCGGGACCAGGGCTGCACGCTCGCGCGGCGCCGCGACGGGCGGATGCAGATCGCGCCGTGGACAAGGCTTTCGACGGAGGAGAGCGACATGCAGTGGTGGCGGCAGACGCCGAGCTGCATGGTCGACGAGGGCGAGTTGCACCCGCTGCTCCGCGCGCCGCAGGTCCGCAACTGGGGCGCCACGCTGGACGGCAACACGGTGATCCGCCGCTCCGCGGTGGGGCTCGACCGCGACGGCAAGGTCCTCTACGTCGGGATCAGCAATCACACGACGGCGCCCGCCATCGCGCTCGGGATGCAGCACGCCGGCGCCTCGACGGTGGCGCAGCTCGACGTGAACTGGTCGTACCCGAAGTTCCTTCTCTACGAGCCCGGTGAGGGCGGCGCCCTCGCGCCGGTCGCGCTGGCGAGCGGCTTCGAGTTCTCGGAAGACGAGTACATCCGCAAGCGCTCCCTGCGCGATTTCTTCTACCTGACCCGCAAGACCCCGGCGCCCTCGACCGCCACCCCGTGA
- a CDS encoding DEAD/DEAH box helicase codes for MQFADLKLIEPLLRAIEAEGYSAPTPIQQQAIPPILEGNDLLGCAQTGTGKTAAFALPILQRLAQSGGSKQGGLRVLVLTPTRELAAQVAESFTTYGKNLGLRTAVVFGGVGQRPQMEALRRGVDVLVATPGRLLDLCSQGIAPFGRLDTLVLDEADRMLDMGFIHDIRRVLAMLPERRQTLLFSATMPPDILKLANSILRSPVRVEVARIATTAENIDQRVVFVERGDKRAMLEHVLKDPALRRAIVFTRTKHGANRVVQQLSRARIEAVAIHGNKSQGARERALASFKQGTTSVLVATDIAARGIDIDDISHVINYDLPNIPESYVHRIGRTARAGASGVALSFCDSEERAYLADIERLIQKRLPLLADPGVPVFQIDPRPASQSHGQARPQAQGRPQGQGRPHPQGQARPQGQGRPQGQARPQGQGRPHPQGQARPQGQARPQGQGRPHPQGQARPQAQPSAQAQPPVRPQPRHDTPRFEN; via the coding sequence ATGCAATTTGCCGATCTCAAGCTCATCGAACCGCTGCTCCGCGCCATCGAGGCCGAGGGGTACAGCGCCCCGACGCCCATCCAGCAGCAGGCCATCCCGCCCATTCTCGAGGGCAACGACCTCCTCGGCTGCGCGCAGACCGGCACGGGCAAGACCGCCGCGTTCGCGCTGCCGATCCTGCAGCGCCTCGCGCAGAGCGGCGGGTCGAAGCAGGGCGGGCTCCGCGTGCTCGTGCTCACCCCGACGCGCGAGCTCGCGGCGCAGGTCGCCGAGAGCTTCACCACGTACGGCAAGAACCTCGGCCTGCGGACCGCGGTCGTCTTCGGCGGGGTGGGGCAGCGCCCCCAGATGGAGGCGCTGCGCCGCGGCGTCGACGTGCTCGTCGCGACGCCGGGCCGGCTGCTCGATCTCTGCTCGCAGGGCATCGCCCCGTTCGGTCGGCTCGATACGCTCGTCCTCGACGAGGCCGATCGGATGCTGGACATGGGGTTCATCCACGACATCCGGCGCGTGCTCGCGATGCTGCCCGAGCGCCGGCAGACGCTCCTGTTCTCGGCCACGATGCCGCCGGACATCCTGAAGCTCGCGAACAGCATCCTGCGCAGCCCGGTGCGCGTCGAGGTCGCGCGGATCGCCACGACGGCCGAGAACATCGACCAGCGGGTGGTCTTCGTCGAGCGCGGCGACAAGCGCGCGATGCTGGAGCACGTGCTCAAGGATCCCGCGCTCCGCCGGGCCATCGTGTTCACCCGCACCAAGCACGGCGCCAACCGCGTGGTCCAGCAGCTCAGCCGTGCGCGCATCGAGGCGGTCGCCATCCACGGGAACAAGTCCCAGGGCGCGCGCGAGCGGGCGCTCGCGAGCTTCAAGCAGGGGACGACGAGCGTGCTCGTCGCGACCGACATCGCGGCGCGCGGCATCGACATCGACGACATCTCGCACGTGATCAACTACGACCTCCCGAACATCCCGGAGAGCTACGTGCACCGCATCGGCCGCACGGCGCGCGCCGGGGCGTCCGGGGTGGCGCTCTCCTTCTGCGACAGCGAGGAGCGCGCCTATCTCGCCGACATCGAGCGCCTCATCCAGAAGCGCCTCCCGCTCCTCGCGGACCCCGGGGTTCCGGTCTTCCAGATCGATCCCAGGCCCGCATCGCAATCGCACGGGCAAGCTCGGCCGCAGGCGCAGGGCCGGCCGCAGGGACAGGGCCGTCCCCACCCGCAGGGGCAAGCTCGGCCCCAGGGACAGGGTCGCCCCCAGGGGCAAGCTCGGCCGCAGGGACAGGGCCGCCCGCACCCGCAGGGGCAAGCTCGGCCCCAGGGGCAAGCTCGGCCGCAGGGACAGGGCCGCCCGCACCCGCAGGGGCAAGCTCGGCCGCAGGCGCAGCCTTCCGCGCAGGCGCAGCCCCCGGTGCGGCCGCAGCCGCGGCACGACACCCCTCGCTTCGAGAACTGA